A single Saccharomyces paradoxus chromosome II, complete sequence DNA region contains:
- the RPS6B gene encoding 40S ribosomal protein eS6 (Protein component of the small (40S) ribosomal subunit~similar to YPL090C) yields the protein MKLNISYPVNGSQKTFEIDDEHRIRVFFDKRIGQEVDGEAVGDEFKGYVFKISGGNDKQGFPMKQGVLLPTRIKLLLTKNVSCYRPRRNGERKRKSVRGAIVGPDLAVLALVIIKKGEQELEGLTDTTVPKRLGPKRANNIRKFFGLSKEDDVRDFVIRREVTKGEKTYTKAPKIQRLVTPQRLQRKRHQRALKVRNAQAQREAAAEYAQLLAKRLSERKAEKAEIRKRRASSLKA from the exons ATGAAG TTGAACATTTCTTACCCAGTCAACGGGTCTCAAAAGACCTTcgaaattgatgatgaacACCGTATCCGTGTTTTCTTCGACAAGAGAATCGGTCAAGAAGTCGATGGTGAAGCCGTTGGTGATGAATTCAAGGGTTACGTCTTCAAGATCTCCGGTGGTAACGACAAACAAGGTTTCCCAATGAAACAAGGTGTTTTGTTGCCAACCAGAATCAAGTTGTTGTTGACCAAGAACGTTTCTTGTTACAGACCAAGACGTAATGgtgaaagaaagagaaagtcTGTCAGAGGTGCCATTGTTGGCCCTGATTTGGCTGTCTTAGCTTTGGTCATTATCAAGAAGGGTGAACAAGAATTGGAAGGTCTAACTGACACCACTGTTCCAAAGAGATTGGGTCCAAAGAGAGCTAACAACATCAGAAAGTTCTTCGGTTTGTCCAAGGAAGATGACGTTCGTGATTTCGTCATCAGGAGAGAAGTCACCAAGGGTGAAAAGACTTACACCAAGGCTCCAAAGATCCAAAGATTGGTTACTCCTCAAAGAttgcaaagaaagagaCACCAAAGAGCTTTGAAGGTCAGAAACGCTCAAGCTCAAAGAGAAGCTGCTGCCGAATACGCTCAATTGTTGGCTAAGAGATTATCTGAAAGAAAGGCTGAAAAGGCTGAAATCAGAAAGAGAAgagcttcttctttgaaggCTTAA
- the SMP1 gene encoding Smp1p (MADS-box transcription factor involved in osmotic stress response~similar to YBR182C), whose amino-acid sequence MGRRKIEIEPIKDDRNRTVTFIKRKAGLFKKAHELSVLCQVDIAVIILGSNNTFYEYSSVDMSNLLTVHQNNIDLPHNIIEPSDYGDYVKKPRVVLNERKRRRRRAAVLQPASRSGSSTASSQDSSSIQNNRNLSAPSAPNDAGNTCVSTPLVHYEGGISRSGSSNSNCTRNNAEYPVFQDCLHPGGNFHANNYKESVDQQLLANETLHRDFMNKRIRLDTRPLLPGSNQSSYHNFYPSPYENLPKPSLPTSLVGNIPPFQSQFVQVIPANTNLTGRTFNGTGDNETIETRQKIPPAVTISNASDGPAPVQTMVHHLNQLNSNRGKLSGKPYLKLSIPGATSDPCQKSPVVYSATASPKTDLQPTPEHVLSSNMSSPLSRSKILALKNNDVDGSYHNGRCASTHVNNKAFFLKPPIGRPPKFPKSPSSSIVVFPSSVASSSVKSTNSTNSPD is encoded by the coding sequence ATGggtagaagaaaaatcgAAATTGAACCTATCAAGGATGATAGAAATCGTACAGTGACTTTTATAAAGCGAAAAGCAGGGCTATTTAAAAAGGCTCATGAATTGTCTGTGCTTTGCCAAGTAGATATTGCTGTCATTATTTTAGGATCTAATAATACATTCTACGAATACTCTTCTGTTGATATGAGCAACTTGCTTACTGTTCATCAGAATAACATCGATCTTCCTCATAATATCATAGAACCTTCCGATTATGGTGACTATGTGAAAAAACCACGTGTTGTTCTGAATGAAAGAAAACGTAGGCGAAGAAGAGCAGCCGTGTTGCAACCAGCTTCCCGTTCTGGGAGTAGTACTGCTTCCAGTCAGGATTCTTCCAGTATACAAAACAATCGGAATCTAAGCGCTCCGTCAGCGCCAAATGACGCCGGAAATACCTGTGTAAGTACACCATTGGTACATTACGAGGGAGGAATATCCCGAAGTGGATCCAGTAATTCTAACTGTACAAGGAATAATGCAGAATATCCAGTGTTCCAAGACTGTTTACACCCTGGTGGAAATTTTCATGCTAATAATTATAAAGAGAGTGTCGATCAACAACTTCTTGCTAACGAGACTCTTCATAGAGACTTTATGAACAAGAGGATTAGGTTGGATACACGACCACTTCTTCCTGGATCTAACCAGTCTAGTTATCATAACTTTTACCCGTCGCCCTATGAAAATTTGCCAAAGCCTTCGTTACCTACCAGTTTAGTGGGCAATATTCCACCCTTTCAATCTCAATTTGTACAAGTCATTCCGGCAAATACTAACCTGACTGGGAGAACATTTAATGGCACGGGTGATAATGAGACCATTGAAACAAGGCAAAAGATACCTCCAGCAGTTACTATTTCAAATGCTTCAGATGGTCCCGCTCCAGTGCAGACGATGGTCCACCACCTGAACCAACTAAACAGCAATAGAGGAAAACTCTCAGGGAAACCTTATTTAAAGTTAAGCATCCCTGGGGCCACAAGTGATCCCTGCCAGAAGTCACCAGTGGTGTATTCAGCAACCGCATCACCGAAGACGGATTTACAACCCACTCCTGAACATGTGCTTAGCAGCAACATGTCCTCGCCCCTTTCTCGTTCGAAAATTTTGGCGTTAAAGAACAATGATGTAGACGGCTCATATCATAATGGCCGGTGTGCCAGCACACATGTAAATAACAAAGCATTCTTTCTGAAGCCGCCAATTGGTAGACCGCCTAAATTTCCGAAAAGTCCGTCTTCTTCTATTGTGGTTTTCCCTTCCTCAGTAGCTAGTTCAAGTGTGAAATCGACAAATTCGACGAACTCTCCCGATTAA
- the YPC1 gene encoding phytoceramidase (Alkaline ceramidase~similar to YBR183W), producing the protein MGIFRWNYPENSVPGFWGETTSTIDWCEENYVVSPYIAEWSNTLTNSVFILSAIYTTYSAYKNKLEKRFLLIGFGYGLVGVGSWLFHMTLKYRFQLLDELPMIYAMCIPTWSLVCEAKEALLNGDNHKKVPLFEQIFIGIIIALAVTTASILYVIYKNVDIHQILFGVQIVVVAATAGSLTYRYVHDPLAKRNLKASMALGAILFLSGYVSWLLDIHFCSFWVHIRRSILALPLGVLLEPHGWWHILTGMGIYFYIVSLEHLRVITLNVSCNYLFIWRWKVFPELIWKGRNPSTRYSLELFGPYVEDQSLEAKKKR; encoded by the coding sequence aTGGGAATATTTCGTTGGAACTATCCAGAGAATTCTGTACCCGGTTTTTGGGGAGAAACAACCTCGACTATTGACTGGTGTGAAGAGAACTACGTCGTTTCTCCTTATATTGCCGAGTGGTCAAACACTTTGACCAACAGCGTATTCATACTGTCGGCGATTTACACAACTTACTCTGCATACAAGAATAAACTAGAGAAAAGATTTTTACTTATTGGATTCGGATACGGTTTGGTCGGGGTGGGATCATGGTTATTTCATATGACCTTGAAGTATAGATTCCAGTTACTGGATGAATTACCCATGATATATGCCATGTGCATTCCAACATGGAGTTTGGTATGCGAAGCCAAAGAGGCGTTGCTCAATGGAGATAATCATAAGAAGGTTCCTTTATTTGAACAGATATTTATTGGTATCATTATTGCCCTGGCCGTTACAACAGCAAGCATACTCTACGTTATTTATAAGAATGTCGATATCCATCAAATTTTGTTTGGCGTACAGATTGTAGTTGTTGCTGCTACTGCAGGAAGCCTAACGTACAGATACGTCCATGATCCGCTTGCTAAAAGAAATCTCAAGGCTTCAATGGCACTCGGTGCAATATTGTTCCTATCTGGCTACGTATCGTGGCTACTTGATATCCACTTTTGTTCATTCTGGGTGCACATTAGAAGAAGCATCCTGGCTTTACCACTTGGTGTACTGCTTGAGCCGCACGGATGGTGGCATATACTGACTGGCATGGGAATTTATTTCTACATTGTTTCTTTAGAACATTTAAGGGTCATCACGCTGAATGTCAGCTGCAATTACCTATTCATCTGGAGATGGAAGGTTTTCCCTGAATTGATATGGAAAGGACGCAACCCCTCGACAAGATATTCACTTGAACTATTTGGGCCATACGTAGAAGATCAATCACTTGAGgctaaaaagaaaaggtaa
- a CDS encoding uncharacterized protein (similar to YBR184W), whose protein sequence is MDRNNVLNNISVSGKSNFQYEQNGKRRLKNQKRPIITFNSNAEYAISEHEKYTNYEETTDSIATNMCPYYRKGGILMDAPQSVMNQRANTSIGEDKKYVSEHNSGILNPGNKVELSMKATPCLKQEDCHFEGGHDWSQLSTSKICKILEDISGKKHKTRGQLAPLQKVKYPQKIGNQKTDKKNQNWSQIPNEDICALIEKISSRRNKNPKRINRSCSQIQEMLGGIDSAENRIDKGEITDSPLFTAVRENEDVLGYNFGSKGKIPKAICLPHHKEKIQLVSFLQMKKNELGTTCKNHEGELVLRKFDDKVTVNSNCATNNYFNEVIATLNYSVYHEMTVYTSFILNPNVGDNIWGSRKCAFQLLKPEAVDTTNNMHHFTLPQDIHGDSIIVVSKYQFDPNNLVVELRYSSKKLRLLHSIFGTGSKKILYHLIPHNITTVKEDCPSDTEYSKKRSQKNVLKYRMYSNSSLVLKEISAHGLDSVESFARSQSPENKRELSDINYVQGSVTHNRSILACLGDFFHRFYFKSCSGKTDLSETLFYDNSTEKWVKMGELVHQ, encoded by the coding sequence ATGGATCGAAATAATGTGCTGAATAATATTTCAGTTTCTGGAAAGTCGAACTTTCAATACGAGCAGAATGGTAAAAGACGATTAAAAAACCAGAAGAGGCCAATAATAACATTCAATTCTAACGCAGAGTATGCAATATCTGAACATGAAAAGTATACAAACTATGAGGAAACGACGGATTCGATTGCAACAAATATGTGTCCTTATTACCGAAAAGGAGGAATTCTGATGGATGCCCCTCAATCTGTTATGAATCAACGGGCCAATACGAGCATAGGTgaagacaaaaaatatgTGTCTGAACACAATAGTGGGATACTGAATCCCGGAAACAAAGTAGAACTATCAATGAAAGCTACCCCATGCCTTAAACAGGAGGACTGTCACTTTGAGGGAGGGCACGACTGGTCACAACTTAGTACGAGCaaaatttgtaaaattcTGGAAGACATATCAGgtaaaaaacataaaacTAGGGGTCAACTTGCACCATTGCAGAAAGTTAAATATCctcaaaaaattggtaaTCAAAAAACCGATAAAAAGAATCAGAATTGGTCCCAAATTCCTAATGAAGACATATGCGCACTTATAGAGAAGATTTCTAGTAGACGCAACAAAAACCCTAAACGGATAAATCGTTCATGTTCTCAAATCCAAGAAATGTTGGGAGGTATTGATTCTGCTGAAAATAGAATAGACAAGGGAGAAATTACAGACTCGCCACTATTTACAGCAGTAAGGGAAAATGAGGACGTTCTAGGGTACAATTTCGGTTCAAAAGGTAAGATACCAAAAGCGATATGTCTTCCTCACcataaggaaaaaatacagTTGGTGTCATTTTTacagatgaagaaaaatgagtTAGGAACCACTTGTAAAAATCATGAGGGAGAACTTGTTTTGAGAAAGTTTGATGACAAAGTCACAGTTAATTCGAATTGTGCTACAAACAACTATTTTAATGAAGTGATTGCTACACTCAATTATTCAGTATATCACGAAATGACTGTGTATACATCATTTATTCTCAACCCAAACGTTGGTGATAATATCTGGGGTTCCAGAAAATGCGCTTTTCAACTTCTGAAGCCTGAGGCAGTAGATACAACAAACAATATGCACCATTTTACTCTGCCACAGGATATACATGGTGATTCCATAATTGTAGTTTCGAAATATCAATTTGATCCTAATAATCTTGTCGTTGAACTCCGTTacagttcaaaaaaattgagattATTGCACTCTATTTTTGGTACaggttcaaaaaaaatactttatCATCTTATTCCTCACAACATAACAACGGTTAAAGAGGACTGTCCTTCTGATACAGAATACAGTAAAAAAAGGTCTCAGAAGAACGTTCTCAAATATAGAATGTATTCTAATAGCTCCTTGGtattaaaagaaatcaGCGCTCATGGTTTGGATAGCGTAGAAAGCTTTGCGAGATCCCAGTCTCCAGAAAATAAGAGAGAGTTAAGCGATATCAATTATGTTCAAGGTAGTGTTACCCATAACAGGAGTATTCTTGCCTGTTTAGGGGATTTTTTCCACAGATTTTACTTCAAAAGTTGCTCTGGGAAAACCGATTTATCGGAAACATTATTCTATGACAATTCAACGGAAAAATGGGTAAAAATGGGAGAGTTAGTACATCAATGA
- the MBA1 gene encoding Mba1p (Membrane-associated mitochondrial ribosome receptor~similar to YBR185C), with the protein MSVLRSTCFLSPAKLLLISFNKQRLFSTSRLILNNESETTKKKDKNKQQDFNPRHLGVAADIFIPTAYKNLPNVFAHPLIVANALIRRLYTFGLNSVQVALFRFQSGIKPSFLLWKNKAIETYINVNTSFAHKNLSDIKGLVSLWVQEALEARSRQLPGNATLDWQLIKFNAVPKLVSVQPIMIPGMPLEHLQLVYKFDTKQRLIKVNQQTKKSEILDRDVVDYIAFLCDATTNDVILMGSLFESKPNDKLPKSYEDDAKVAIHRMKVNGDIYRLPPS; encoded by the coding sequence ATGAGTGTACTAAGATCTACATGCTTTCTCTCCCCTGCGAAATTGTTGTTAATATCATTTAACAAACAGCGattattttcaacttcGAGGTTAATTTTGAACAACGAAAGTGAAActacgaagaagaaagataaaaacAAGCAGCAAGATTTTAATCCTCGGCATCTGGGCGTCGCTGCTGACATATTTATTCCCACAGCTTACAAGAACCTTCCAAACGTATTTGCCCATCCTCTCATTGTTGCAAATGCATTAATCAGAAGACTTTACACATTCGGTTTGAACTCTGTTCAAGTCGCATTGTTTCGGTTCCAGTCAGGCATTAAACCATCTTTTTTACTCTGGAAAAACAAAGCCATAGAGACGTATATTAACGTAAACACGTCGTTTGCCCATAAAAATCTGTCGGACATCAAAGGACTAGTTTCATTATGGGTTCAAGAAGCTCTCGAGGCTAGGTCCCGTCAACTACCAGGTAATGCTACTCTGGATTGgcaattgataaaatttaATGCAGTTCCCAAATTAGTTTCAGTACAACCCATCATGATTCCCGGAATGCCGTTGGAACACTTACAGTTGGTTTACAAATTTGATACAAAACAAAGACTAATTAAAGTCAATCAACAAACCAAGAAGAGTGAGATATTAGATCGTGACGTTGTAGACTACATTGCCTTTTTGTGCGATGCGACAACTAATGATGTGATCCTAATGGGATCTTTGTTTGAAAGTAAACCAAATGATAAATTACCGAAAAGCTACGAAGATGATGCTAAAGTTGCCATACACAGAATGAAAGTTAATGGAGATATATATCGTTTACCTCCAAGCTAA
- the PCH2 gene encoding Pch2p (Hexameric ring ATPase that remodels chromosome axis protein Hop1p~similar to YBR186W), with protein sequence MNYVVDLQVRGSSLRVIRCMFREEEQSSSLQSGFDSKQDSSKKLGEFLNLLKAVVKRKLESFPKNRLKTSIITSQELMREGQGSIEIRDPPTEAQQHLIRSLAKVLLHQFSSISGTARTVNEGQDNLFLSLFVKKISIEQLSVAYVPIKLNFHEKINLDQHIDSILESEGIDELNTYQVGPVDKFIIYPFCCLEEQGEVKNGSILSTEFDKIDLEVDEGDDFEGETLNTRTNSAGNFDTPLSKQTLSLVNISYLPGTNFEGQWESLYFGNNIKERLYSYATISLKIARFKQTGDFNQEDIKTLITNNKLLLVHGPPGTGKTTLCKALCQKLSVRREFSAAYDTIDTSYKGIIIELSCSRIFSKWFGESSKNISVIFKDIEELLKVNEKHGTFICLLIDEVEAIASSRTNLSNRNESTDGIRVVNTLLTQLDRLKKYHNFLALATSNLLDSLDDAFVDRADGVFYIGNPTAEGILHILRVCIKEMITLGIILFHARSSRFSFFDKYQDVLRKIAIKCSTLDISGRTTRKLPLMCLSEYFRTFPVDDDEFILALAMSVRKLGAARK encoded by the exons ATGAACTACGTCGTTGATCTACAAGTGCGAGGATCATCTCTGAGGGTTATCAGGTGTATGTTTAGAGAGGAGGAACAAAGTTCTTCCCTACAATCTGGTTTTGACTCGAAACAAGATAGCAGCAAAAAGTTAGGggaatttttgaatcttttaAAAGCAGTTGTCAAGAGGAAGTTGGAAAGTTTCCCAAAAAATCGTTTGAAGACTTCTATTATAACGAGTCAAGAGTTGATGAGAGAAGGACAAGGAAGCATCGAAATTAGGGATCCACCAACTGAGGCGCAACAACATTTGATTAGAAGCTTAGCGAAAGTTTTGTTACATCAGTTTTCAAGTATAAGTGGTACTGCTAGGACAGTAAATGAGGGACAGGATAATTTGTTCCTATCTTTGTttgtcaaaaaaatttctataGAGCAACTGTCTGTCGCTTACGTCCCCATTAAATTGAACTTTCAtgagaaaataaatttggATCAGCACATAGATTCTATTTTGGAATCAGAAGGGATCGACGAATTAAACACTTATCAGGTGGGTCCGGTCGACAAATTCATAATATATCCTTTTTGCTGCCTGGAAGAGCAAGGGGAAGTGAAAAATGGGAGCATACTGTCCACAGAATTCGACAAAATTGACTTAGAAGTTGATGAAGGTGACGATTTTGAAGGAGAAACCTTAAACACTCGTACTAATTCAGCGGGAAATTTTGACACTCCACTAAGTAAGCAAACACTAAGCCTCGTGAATATATCATATCTTCCGGGGACAAATTTCGAAGGGCAATGGGAATCGTTGTATTTtggtaataatattaaagaaaGACTATATAGCTACGCAACTATATCCCTTAAGATAGCGAGATTCAAACAAACTGGCGACTTCAATCAAGAAGACATTAAAACGTtaataacaaataataaattacTCCTTGTTCATGGCCCTCCGGGAACAGGTAAAACAACGTTATGTAAAGCCCTTTGCCAAAAACTATCTGTGAGGCGAGAATTTTCTGCTGCTTACGATACCATCGATACAAGCTATAAGGGAATTATAATAGAATTGTCTTGTTCACGCATCTTTTCTAAATGGTTTGGagaatcatcaaaaaatatatcagTAATATTTAAAGACATTGAGGAGCTTTTAAAGGTCAATGAGAAACATGGGACCTTTATATGTCTTTTGATAGACGAGGTTGAAGCAATAGCAAGTTCAAGAACAAATCTGTCAAATAGGAATGAATCAACAGATGGAATCCGCGTTGTGAACACTTTGCTTACGCAACTTGACAggctgaaaaaatatcataacTTCCTGGCATTAGCCACGTCTAATTTACTAGATTCATTGGATGATGCTTTTGTTGATCGAGCAGATGGAGTTTTTTATATTGGAAATCCAACAGCTGAGGGCATTCTCCATATTCTAAGGGTTTGTATAAAGGAGATGATAACTTTAGGTATAATTCTCTTTCACGCAAGATCTTCCAGATTCTCGTTCTTCGACAAATATCAGGACGTTCTGCGGAAAATTGCAATCAAGTGCTCG ACTCTCGATATTAGTGGTAGAACAACAAGGAAATTACCTTTGATGTGTCTGTCCGAATACTTCCGGACATTTCCTGTAGATGACGATGAGTTTATTCTGGCATTAGCTATGTCAGTGCGGAAGCTGGGCGCAGCGCGGAAGTAA
- the GDT1 gene encoding putative ribosome biosynthesis protein GDT1 (similar to YBR187W) produces MGNMIKKASIMALLPLLAAAATAATAAADADTSMEPETSSHLKSFLMSITMIGLSEIGDKTFLIAALMAMRHKRLLVFSAAASSLAIMTVLSGVVGHSVVAFLSERYTAFFAGILFLVFGYKLTMEGLEMSKDAGVEEEMAEVEEEIAIRDINKDMDDVEKGGETAYDKQLKNVPSGRKIVHRIRELASFMFSPVWVQIFLMVFLGELGDRSQISIIAMATDSDYWYVIAGAVIGHAICTGLAVVGGKLLATRISIRTITLASSLLFFIFALMYIYQAFTTQD; encoded by the coding sequence ATGGGAAATATGATAAAGAAGGCATCTATAATGGCTCTCCTACCACTGcttgctgctgctgctacTGCTGCTACTGCTGCTGCCGATGCAGATACGTCTATGGAACCTGAGACTTCTTCGCATctaaaatcttttttaatGTCTATTACTATGATTGGGCTTTCTGAAATTGGTGACAAAACTTTCTTGATTGCGGCCTTGATGGCTATGCGTCATAAAAGActtttggtattttcaGCAGCAGCTAGCTCCCTTGCTATTATGACCGTTCTTTCTGGTGTGGTGGGTCACTCAGTGGTTGCCTTTCTTTCTGAACGCTATACTGCATTTTTTGCTGGTATTTTATTCTTGGTGTTCGGTTACAAATTGACTATGGAAGGTTTGGAGATGTCTAAGGATGCAGGCgtcgaagaagaaatggcTGAAGTGGAGGAAGAAATTGCCATTAGAGATATCAACAAGGACATGGACGATGTTGAGAAAGGTGGCGAGACTGCTTATGATAAACAGCTGAAGAACGTTCCGAGTGGTAGAAAAATAGTGCACAGAATTCGTGAATTAGCATCGTTTATGTTTTCCCCAGTTTGGGTTCAAATTTTCCTAATGGTTTTCCTAGGAGAGCTAGGTGATCGTTCACAGATTAGTATTATTGCCATGGCAACTGACAGCGACTATTGGTATGTTATTGCGGGTGCTGTTATTGGTCATGCCATTTGCACTGGCCTAGCAGTGGTGGGTGGGAAATTGTTAGCAACAAGAATCAGCATAAGAACAATTACTCTTGCTAGTTCGTTGttgttcttcatctttgctttgatgtatatatatcaaGCATTCACAACCCAGGATTGA
- the NTC20 gene encoding Ntc20p (Member of the NineTeen Complex (NTC)~similar to YBR188C), producing MPFLRDLSLKRNQRLNQLRSRVNQSRKTNEGETSDFVSSDVLNEPVNDTVAQTAQASKSSNIFEQKTIEERKQKESHKPIIIVQKNEHELRIDKVCETSDLKAKLAPSMEMLEKKTNEKIKGIIRKKILQEPDRDNNNSS from the coding sequence ATGCCCTTTCTACGAGATTTATCACTGAAAAGGAATCAAAGATTAAATCAGTTACGATCCCGCGTCAACCAGTCCAGGAAAACAAACGAAGGTGAGACTAGTGATTTTGTAAGTTCGGACGTATTAAATGAACCTGTGAATGACACCGTGGCTCAAACAGCGCAAGCTTCCAAATCATCGAATATTTTCGAGCAAAAAACTATTGAggaaagaaagcaaaaagaaagtcATAAGCCAATTATCATTGTCCAGAAAAATGAGCACGAGCTAAGAATCGATAAGGTTTGCGAAACCAGCGATCTCAAAGCTAAATTGGCGCCTAGTATGGAAATGCTCGAGAAGAAaactaatgaaaaaattaagggaataataaggaaaaagatACTGCAGGAACCCGACCgtgataataataacagcAGTTGA
- the RPS9B gene encoding 40S ribosomal protein uS4 (Protein component of the small (40S) ribosomal subunit~similar to YBR189W), translating into MPRAPRTYSKTYSTPKRPYESSRLDAELKLAGEFGLKNKKEIYRISFQLSKIRRAARDLLTRDEKDPKRLFEGNALIRRLVRVGVLSEDKKKLDYVLALKVEDFLERRLQTQVYKLGLAKSVHHARVLITQRHIAVGKQIVNIPSFMVRLDSEKHIDFAPTSPFGGARPGRVARRNAARKAEASGEAAEEAEDEE; encoded by the exons ATGCCAA gaGCTCCAAGAACTTACTCTAAGACTTACTCTACTCCAAAGAGACCTTACGAATCTTCTCGTTTGGACGCTGAATTGAAGTTGGCCGGTGAATTCGgtttgaagaacaagaaagaaatttacagaatttctttccaattaTCTAAGATTCGTCGTGCTGCTAGAGACTTGTTGACTAGAGACGAAAAGGACCCAAAGAGATTGTTCGAAGGTAATGCCTTGATCAGAAGATTGGTTAGAGTTGGTGTCTTGTCCGAagacaagaagaagttggATTATGTTTTGGCTTTGAAGGTTGAAGATTTCTTGGAAAGAAGATTGCAAACTCAAGTCTACAAGTTGGGTTTGGCCAAGTCTGTCCACCACGCAAGAGTCTTGATCACCCAAAGACACATTGCTGTTGGTAAGCAAATCGTCAACATTCCATCTTTCATGGTCAGATTGGACTCTGAAAAGCACATTGACTTCGCTCCAACCTCTCCATTCGGTGGTGCTAGACCAGGTAGAGTTGCTAGAAGAAATGCTGCTAGAAAGGCTGAAGCTTCCGGTGAAGCTGCTGAAGAAGCCGAAGACgaagaataa